In one window of Rhizobium oryzihabitans DNA:
- a CDS encoding SGNH/GDSL hydrolase family protein: protein MVKSVLCFGDSLTWGSNAETGGRHSHDDLWPSVLQKALGPDVHVIHEGLGGRTTAYDDLTADCDRNGARLLPTLLHSHAPLDLVIIMLGTNDMKPSIHGSAIVAMKGIERLVKLTRNHVWQVADWEAPDVLIVAPPQLCETANPVMGAIYRDAIDESAMLASVYRDLADDLDCGFFDAGSVARTTPVDGVHLDAENTRAIGRGLEPVVRMMLGL from the coding sequence ATGGTGAAATCGGTCCTCTGCTTTGGCGATTCCCTGACCTGGGGATCAAATGCGGAAACGGGTGGCCGTCACAGCCATGACGATCTTTGGCCGAGCGTCTTGCAAAAGGCGCTCGGTCCCGACGTGCATGTGATCCACGAAGGGCTGGGCGGCCGTACCACCGCCTATGACGATCTGACGGCCGATTGCGACCGCAATGGCGCAAGGCTTCTGCCGACGCTGCTGCACAGCCATGCGCCGCTTGATCTCGTCATCATCATGCTCGGCACCAACGACATGAAACCGTCGATTCACGGATCGGCGATTGTCGCCATGAAGGGTATCGAGCGATTGGTGAAACTCACGCGCAATCACGTCTGGCAAGTGGCTGACTGGGAAGCGCCGGATGTTCTGATCGTCGCGCCGCCGCAGCTTTGCGAAACGGCAAACCCCGTGATGGGGGCGATCTATCGCGATGCGATCGATGAATCGGCCATGCTGGCTTCCGTTTACCGGGACCTTGCCGACGATCTCGATTGCGGATTTTTCGACGCCGGGTCGGTTGCGCGCACGACGCCGGTGGACGGCGTTCATCTCGATGCTGAAAACACGAGGGCCATCGGCCGCGGGCTGGAGCCCGTCGTCCGCATGATGCTCGGACTTTGA
- a CDS encoding pyruvate dehydrogenase complex dihydrolipoamide acetyltransferase, with protein MPINITMPALSPTMEEGNLAKWLVKEGDKVAPGDVIAEIETDKATMEVEAVDEGTVAKLVVPAGTEAVKVNALIAILAADGEDVAEAAKGGAAAPAKAEAPKQEAAKAEAPKEESAPAKAEKPVADQAAASSTPAPVAKSGERIFASPLARRLAKEAGLDLSAVSGSGPHGRIVKTDVEKAAASGGAKAAPAAAASAGAAAPALAKGQSDEAVLKLFEQGSYELVPHDGMRKVIAKRLVESKQTVPHFYVSVDCELDTLLALRAQLNAAAPEKDGKPAYKLSVNDMVIKALALALRDVPDANVSWTESAMVKHKHSDVGVAVSIPGGLITPIIRKAEEKSLSTISNEMKDYGKRAKERKLKPEEYQGGTTAVSNMGMMGVKSFSAVINPPHATILAVGAGEERAVVKNGEIKIANVMTVTLSTDHRCVDGALGAELIGAFKRYIENPMGMLV; from the coding sequence ATGCCGATAAACATCACCATGCCTGCCCTTTCTCCGACGATGGAAGAGGGCAATCTGGCCAAGTGGCTGGTCAAGGAAGGCGACAAGGTCGCACCCGGTGACGTGATCGCCGAGATCGAGACCGACAAGGCGACCATGGAAGTGGAAGCCGTTGACGAAGGCACGGTTGCCAAGCTCGTTGTTCCGGCAGGCACTGAAGCGGTCAAGGTCAACGCCCTGATCGCCATCCTCGCCGCCGATGGCGAGGATGTTGCCGAGGCGGCAAAGGGCGGCGCTGCCGCTCCCGCCAAGGCCGAGGCTCCGAAGCAGGAAGCTGCAAAGGCCGAAGCGCCGAAGGAAGAATCTGCCCCGGCCAAGGCTGAAAAGCCCGTGGCTGATCAGGCTGCCGCATCGTCCACACCGGCTCCGGTCGCAAAGTCCGGCGAGCGCATCTTCGCTTCGCCGCTTGCCCGCCGTCTCGCCAAGGAAGCCGGTCTCGACCTCTCGGCCGTTTCCGGTTCCGGCCCGCATGGCCGTATCGTCAAGACCGACGTGGAAAAGGCCGCCGCTTCCGGTGGTGCGAAGGCCGCACCAGCTGCTGCTGCATCCGCAGGCGCAGCGGCTCCGGCTCTCGCCAAGGGCCAGTCGGACGAAGCCGTTCTCAAGCTGTTCGAACAGGGCTCCTACGAGCTTGTGCCGCATGACGGCATGCGCAAGGTCATCGCCAAGCGTCTGGTCGAATCCAAGCAGACGGTTCCGCATTTCTACGTTTCGGTGGATTGCGAACTCGATACGCTTCTGGCGTTGCGCGCCCAGCTCAATGCTGCTGCCCCCGAAAAGGATGGCAAGCCCGCCTACAAGCTGTCGGTCAACGACATGGTCATCAAGGCGCTGGCTCTTGCCTTGCGCGATGTGCCTGATGCCAACGTCTCCTGGACGGAAAGCGCCATGGTCAAGCACAAGCATTCGGATGTCGGCGTTGCCGTTTCCATTCCGGGTGGCCTGATCACGCCGATCATCCGCAAGGCGGAAGAGAAGTCGCTCTCCACCATCTCCAACGAGATGAAGGACTACGGCAAGCGCGCCAAGGAGCGCAAGCTGAAGCCTGAGGAATATCAGGGCGGCACGACCGCCGTGTCCAACATGGGCATGATGGGCGTCAAGAGCTTCTCCGCCGTCATCAACCCGCCGCATGCCACCATTCTGGCGGTCGGCGCGGGTGAAGAACGCGCTGTCGTGAAGAATGGCGAGATCAAGATCGCCAACGTTATGACGGTCACGCTTTCCACCGACCACCGCTGCGTCGATGGCGCGCTCGGAGCCGAGCTGATCGGCGCCTTCAAGCGCTACATCGAGAACCCGATGGGCATGCTGGTTTGA
- a CDS encoding pyruvate dehydrogenase complex E1 component subunit beta, with the protein MPVEILMPALSPTMEEGTLSKWLKKEGDKVTSGDVIAEIETDKATMEVEAVDEGVIGKLLIDAGTEGVKVNTAIAVLLQDGESADDISSSAKKEEPKAEAANSDSDAAGGKTREATEEPSAAKEAAKVPAAPKIEVAADPDIPAGTEMVMTTVREALRDAMAEEMRADEKVFVMGEEVAEYQGAYKITQGLLQEFGERRVIDTPITEHGFAGIGVGAAMTGLRPIVEFMTFNFAMQAIDQIVNSAAKTLYMSGGQMGAPMVFRGPSGAAARVGAQHSQCYAAWYSHIPGLKVVMPYTAADAKGLLKAAIRDPNPVIFLENEILYGQSFEVPKLDDFVLPIGKARIHRKGKDATIVSFGIGMTYAIKAVAELEKLGIDVELIDLRTIRPMDLPTVIESVKKTGRLVTVEEGFPQSSVGDFIANQVMRAAFDYLDAPILTIAGKDVPMPYAANLEKLALPNVDEVVQAVKTVCYK; encoded by the coding sequence ATGCCAGTAGAAATTCTTATGCCCGCCCTTTCCCCGACCATGGAGGAAGGCACGCTTTCCAAATGGCTTAAAAAGGAAGGCGACAAGGTCACCTCCGGCGACGTGATCGCCGAGATCGAGACCGACAAGGCGACCATGGAAGTGGAAGCCGTTGATGAGGGCGTTATCGGCAAGCTGCTGATCGATGCCGGCACCGAAGGCGTCAAGGTCAACACGGCTATTGCCGTGCTTCTTCAGGACGGCGAAAGCGCCGACGACATTTCTTCTTCCGCCAAGAAGGAAGAGCCGAAGGCTGAAGCTGCAAATTCCGATTCGGATGCGGCCGGCGGCAAGACCCGCGAAGCGACCGAGGAGCCGAGCGCTGCCAAGGAGGCGGCCAAGGTTCCAGCAGCACCCAAGATCGAAGTCGCAGCCGATCCGGACATTCCGGCAGGCACGGAAATGGTGATGACGACGGTGCGTGAAGCGCTGCGCGACGCCATGGCCGAGGAAATGCGCGCCGACGAAAAAGTCTTCGTCATGGGTGAGGAGGTCGCCGAATATCAGGGCGCTTACAAGATCACCCAGGGCCTGTTGCAGGAATTCGGTGAGCGTCGCGTCATCGATACCCCGATCACCGAGCACGGTTTTGCCGGTATCGGCGTCGGCGCTGCGATGACGGGCCTGCGCCCCATCGTCGAATTCATGACCTTCAACTTCGCCATGCAGGCGATCGACCAGATCGTCAACTCGGCGGCAAAGACGCTTTACATGTCGGGTGGCCAGATGGGCGCTCCGATGGTGTTCCGTGGTCCGTCCGGTGCGGCTGCCCGCGTCGGCGCCCAGCATTCGCAATGTTACGCCGCATGGTACAGCCATATTCCGGGCCTCAAGGTCGTCATGCCCTATACGGCTGCCGACGCCAAGGGTCTGCTCAAGGCCGCCATCCGCGATCCGAACCCGGTCATTTTCCTGGAAAATGAAATTCTCTACGGCCAGAGCTTCGAAGTGCCGAAGCTCGATGATTTCGTGCTGCCGATCGGCAAGGCACGCATTCACCGCAAGGGCAAGGATGCGACCATCGTTTCCTTCGGTATCGGCATGACCTACGCGATCAAGGCGGTTGCGGAACTCGAAAAGCTTGGCATCGACGTCGAACTGATCGATCTGCGCACCATCCGCCCGATGGACCTGCCCACCGTCATCGAATCGGTCAAGAAGACCGGTCGTCTGGTCACGGTCGAGGAAGGTTTCCCGCAGTCATCGGTCGGTGACTTCATCGCTAACCAGGTCATGCGCGCCGCTTTCGATTATCTCGATGCGCCGATCCTGACGATCGCCGGCAAGGATGTTCCGATGCCTTACGCGGCAAACCTCGAAAAGCTGGCTCTGCCGAACGTCGATGAAGTCGTTCAGGCCGTCAAAACCGTCTGCTACAAGTAA